One Pleurocapsa sp. PCC 7327 DNA segment encodes these proteins:
- a CDS encoding WD40 repeat domain-containing protein codes for MEQWANLLVQVAKPVVKTLVYAGTSSLLDKVQAEIKNEQQNQVRNLLNFLGIEDFIEIFRKLNEFTDSDAQEQRLESENLAFLQIAERSRQTMLQLPEIYKILEHWPLRLLPAQLLDASHPNGLLPLRIFLSPPQFPSDRLEAREIEQKLAQQLREFLNQYYPLHSQDRPTEFLDGVWKSQGVRGECSVKVLFWMLRAAPSLILESEVEGDFLNVRLAYWSSQQENYYYKTLLKLPYKSLLEESAKNRARTWKNTRNRLLALGKNAEQVKRLGGDNAINLAILEEAEALQSAGIALGELRFLYQLNRKDWEDLCQLLGICYCSIAGWVVDLHYLVKDDIPPRFPEWLPQLIQEASGLPSFQSAIQATISIYPQILEEIGKNCPETIPELTLQLARSSIHLGDRDLAKEQISYSLARWLQLHQLSRLEDLQESEAIPPTMTGRDINYLKTLKSCLSDIGDEWGGVRLEELFKAIAQQGNNHQLNRQTSFVLSHTFTKWEEDPPSKGRVSPISAADKVAFLGISADGKYLVSSGNDKTVELWQHERKSWQPYVSQTLTGQEGEVLAFALNWDGQILVSSEKTQQRSYIKIWNLLTGKLQRTLLGHKQPIRALAISPWENGSDRYFIASGSHKIKLWDLHTGESFQTLFGHRAWVYAIALSADGQFLLSGSEDRSIRIWRLPTGELIRTLTGHQGSVRALAIAPDGRRFVSGSDDGTIKLWDLPAGKLLHTFTGHSGAVNAVALSPHGQHLISGSEDKTIQIWDFQTGKRLQTLAGHRRAVRAIAVSPDGQTLASCSEDKTIRIWQAKLDILCDNELRSAIAAS; via the coding sequence ATGGAGCAATGGGCTAATCTATTAGTGCAAGTAGCCAAACCCGTCGTCAAAACCTTAGTCTATGCTGGCACGAGTAGCTTGTTAGACAAGGTTCAAGCCGAAATCAAAAACGAGCAGCAAAATCAAGTAAGAAACCTACTGAATTTTCTAGGAATTGAAGATTTTATCGAGATTTTTAGGAAATTAAACGAATTTACTGATTCAGATGCCCAAGAGCAACGCTTAGAATCAGAAAATCTAGCGTTCCTGCAAATTGCCGAGCGATCGCGACAGACAATGCTCCAACTGCCGGAAATTTACAAAATCCTCGAACATTGGCCCCTGCGACTATTGCCCGCCCAACTACTTGACGCTTCTCATCCCAATGGTCTCCTTCCCCTGAGAATTTTCCTTTCCCCGCCACAGTTTCCCTCAGATAGATTAGAAGCGCGAGAAATCGAACAAAAATTAGCGCAACAACTGCGAGAATTTCTCAATCAATACTATCCCTTGCACAGTCAAGATCGACCCACAGAATTTTTAGACGGTGTTTGGAAGAGTCAAGGGGTTCGGGGAGAGTGTAGCGTTAAAGTGCTGTTTTGGATGCTTAGAGCGGCTCCTAGCTTAATTTTAGAATCAGAAGTAGAGGGAGATTTTCTTAACGTTCGCCTAGCTTATTGGAGTTCGCAACAGGAAAACTATTACTACAAAACACTCCTAAAACTCCCTTACAAATCCTTGTTAGAAGAGTCTGCCAAAAATCGCGCCAGAACGTGGAAAAATACGAGAAACCGACTGCTAGCGTTAGGAAAAAATGCCGAACAAGTCAAGCGTCTTGGCGGCGATAATGCAATTAACCTAGCCATTCTCGAAGAAGCGGAAGCTTTGCAAAGTGCGGGAATCGCGCTTGGGGAATTAAGATTCCTTTACCAATTGAATCGAAAAGATTGGGAAGATCTGTGTCAATTGCTAGGGATTTGTTACTGTTCGATCGCTGGATGGGTAGTCGATCTTCACTATCTTGTCAAAGATGATATTCCCCCCCGTTTCCCTGAGTGGCTGCCTCAATTAATCCAAGAGGCTTCTGGGCTACCTAGCTTTCAATCTGCCATCCAAGCAACAATCTCAATTTATCCCCAGATTTTAGAAGAGATCGGCAAAAATTGTCCCGAAACCATCCCAGAACTGACGTTACAGCTTGCTCGCAGTTCGATCCACCTTGGCGATCGCGATTTGGCAAAAGAGCAAATTAGTTACTCCCTCGCACGATGGCTACAGTTGCATCAATTGTCTCGACTCGAAGATCTCCAAGAGTCGGAAGCCATACCGCCAACGATGACGGGGAGAGACATTAACTATTTAAAAACTCTCAAATCCTGTCTGTCAGATATTGGCGACGAATGGGGGGGTGTTCGACTAGAAGAGCTTTTCAAGGCGATCGCACAGCAAGGCAATAACCATCAACTCAATCGACAAACCAGTTTTGTTCTGAGCCATACTTTTACGAAGTGGGAGGAGGATCCGCCATCAAAAGGCAGAGTATCTCCCATTAGCGCGGCGGACAAAGTCGCGTTCCTTGGCATTAGTGCTGATGGAAAATATCTAGTCAGTAGCGGTAATGACAAAACGGTTGAGTTGTGGCAGCACGAGCGAAAAAGTTGGCAACCTTATGTCAGTCAAACGCTGACGGGACAAGAAGGAGAAGTGTTGGCGTTCGCCCTCAACTGGGACGGACAGATCCTCGTCAGTAGCGAGAAAACCCAGCAGAGAAGCTACATCAAAATCTGGAATCTGCTAACGGGAAAACTTCAGCGAACGCTATTGGGTCACAAACAGCCAATTCGCGCCCTTGCCATCAGTCCTTGGGAAAACGGCAGCGATCGCTATTTTATTGCCAGTGGCAGCCATAAAATTAAACTTTGGGACTTACATACGGGAGAATCCTTTCAAACGCTTTTTGGACATCGAGCTTGGGTTTACGCGATCGCCCTGAGTGCCGACGGTCAGTTTCTTCTCAGTGGCAGTGAAGACAGAAGTATCAGAATTTGGCGACTGCCGACCGGAGAGTTAATCCGCACGCTGACAGGTCATCAAGGCAGCGTAAGAGCGCTGGCAATCGCGCCAGATGGACGAAGGTTTGTCAGTGGCAGCGACGATGGAACCATTAAATTGTGGGATTTGCCAGCAGGAAAACTGCTGCATACTTTTACAGGTCACTCAGGTGCAGTCAACGCTGTTGCCCTCAGTCCTCACGGTCAGCATCTCATCAGTGGCAGCGAGGACAAGACGATTCAGATTTGGGATTTTCAGACTGGGAAACGGCTTCAGACGCTCGCGGGTCATCGGAGAGCGGTTCGGGCGATCGCTGTCAGTCCCGATGGACAGACCTTAGCCAGTTGCAGTGAGGACAAGACGATTCGGATTTGGCAAGCTAAGTTAGACATTTTGTGCGATAACGAACTTCGCTCCGCGATCGCAGCTTCCTAA
- the brnA gene encoding type II toxin-antitoxin system BrnA family antitoxin yields the protein MKANEFDEKFDNNENITEFLELSQARRPEHEQRRVNVDFPVWMIDALDREANRLGVSRQSIIKVWIAERLEKRAS from the coding sequence ATGAAAGCAAATGAGTTTGACGAGAAGTTTGATAACAACGAAAACATCACCGAGTTCCTCGAACTCAGTCAAGCGCGTCGTCCCGAACACGAGCAACGACGAGTCAATGTGGATTTTCCCGTCTGGATGATCGATGCCCTCGATCGAGAGGCGAATCGTCTCGGCGTGAGCCGCCAATCAATCATCAAAGTCTGGATTGCCGAACGGCTTGAAAAGCGAGCATCATAG
- the mscL gene encoding large conductance mechanosensitive channel protein MscL gives MVRRRVGGFMRDFQEFALKGNVVELAIAVIIGGAFGKIITSFVEDIIMPLINPLAAMAGADWRTITIPPGIAIGRFLGAVVDFIIIAFVLFLAIRAITRFKRQEEVAAQEEPALDPALQSQERLTSAIERLTKTIESQGR, from the coding sequence ATGGTAAGAAGAAGGGTCGGCGGATTCATGAGAGATTTTCAGGAGTTCGCGCTCAAAGGCAACGTGGTCGAGTTGGCGATCGCAGTCATTATTGGCGGCGCTTTTGGCAAGATAATCACCTCTTTTGTAGAAGATATCATCATGCCATTGATTAATCCACTTGCGGCAATGGCTGGAGCGGACTGGAGAACGATAACCATTCCTCCAGGAATCGCCATTGGTAGGTTCCTTGGCGCAGTCGTTGACTTTATTATTATTGCTTTTGTCTTGTTCTTAGCCATTCGCGCCATTACCAGATTCAAACGACAAGAAGAAGTAGCAGCACAAGAAGAACCAGCGCTAGATCCTGCCCTACAGTCTCAAGAAAGACTGACTAGCGCAATAGAAAGATTGACAAAAACTATCGAATCGCAGGGCAGATAA